Proteins encoded together in one Mycobacterium simiae window:
- a CDS encoding nitroreductase family deazaflavin-dependent oxidoreductase → MTQTAFSTTDWVREHTERILAQGTTEGIGEGDERTKNRPIVLFTVTGAKTGLKRYVPLMRVEHNGHYAMIGSTGGAPKDPAWVANLRANPEVSVQDGDRVFEGRAREVVGAERETWWRRGVAAYPHYTTLQSLTEREIPVFVVE, encoded by the coding sequence ATGACGCAAACAGCATTCAGCACCACCGATTGGGTGCGCGAACACACCGAACGAATTCTGGCACAAGGCACCACGGAAGGGATCGGTGAAGGCGACGAGAGAACCAAGAACCGGCCGATCGTCCTGTTCACCGTGACCGGAGCAAAGACGGGCCTGAAGCGGTATGTCCCGCTGATGCGAGTCGAGCACAACGGGCATTACGCGATGATCGGCTCTACCGGCGGAGCGCCCAAGGACCCGGCCTGGGTCGCCAACCTACGAGCCAACCCCGAGGTCTCGGTGCAGGACGGCGATCGGGTCTTCGAAGGCAGGGCCCGTGAGGTCGTCGGGGCCGAGCGAGAAACGTGGTGGCGCCGGGGAGTTGCGGCCTACCCGCACTACACGACGCTGCAGTCGCTCACCGAGCGGGAGATTCCGGTCTTCGTCGTCGAGTGA
- the rdgB gene encoding RdgB/HAM1 family non-canonical purine NTP pyrophosphatase, with product MTRLLVASRNPKKLAELRRVLDGAGLSALTLVSLNDVAPFDEAPETGATFEDNALAKARDAFAATGLATLADDSGLEVAALNGMPGVLSARWAGVHGDDAANIALLLAQLRDVPDERRAAAFVSACALVSANGETVVRGQWPGAITRQPRGDGGFGYDPVFLPDGPEFRARTAAELSPQEKDAASHRGRALALLLPALRELACT from the coding sequence GTGACCCGGCTACTGGTCGCCAGCCGCAATCCCAAGAAGCTTGCCGAACTGCGCCGGGTGCTGGACGGCGCCGGCTTGTCGGCACTAACGCTGGTGTCGCTCAACGACGTGGCGCCCTTCGACGAGGCGCCCGAAACCGGAGCGACGTTCGAGGACAACGCGTTGGCCAAAGCGCGAGATGCGTTCGCCGCGACCGGCTTGGCCACGCTGGCCGACGACTCGGGTTTGGAAGTGGCCGCGCTCAACGGCATGCCGGGCGTGCTGTCGGCGCGCTGGGCGGGTGTCCACGGCGACGATGCCGCCAACATCGCACTGCTGCTGGCTCAATTGCGGGATGTGCCCGATGAGCGACGCGCCGCGGCGTTCGTGTCGGCTTGCGCGCTGGTGTCGGCGAACGGGGAGACGGTCGTGCGCGGCCAGTGGCCGGGCGCGATCACCCGGCAGCCGCGCGGTGACGGCGGGTTCGGCTACGACCCCGTTTTCCTTCCCGACGGCCCGGAATTCAGGGCCCGCACCGCGGCGGAACTGAGTCCGCAGGAGAAGGACGCGGCCTCACACCGCGGCCGCGCGCTGGCTCTGCTGTTGCCCGCACTGCGCGAGCTGGCCTGCACCTAA
- a CDS encoding DUF3817 domain-containing protein: MTTPEPPGAVSADRIRPALLGYRIMAWTTGLWLIALCYEIVVHLVFHHEIRWIEVVHGWVYFVYVLTAFNVAIKVRWPIGKTIGVLLAGTIPLAGIIVEHFQSKDIKARFGL, from the coding sequence ATGACCACACCCGAGCCCCCCGGCGCGGTATCGGCCGACCGGATCCGCCCCGCCCTTCTCGGCTACCGGATCATGGCGTGGACGACGGGTCTGTGGCTGATCGCCCTGTGCTACGAGATCGTTGTGCACCTGGTGTTCCATCACGAGATCCGGTGGATCGAGGTGGTGCACGGCTGGGTGTATTTCGTCTATGTCCTCACGGCCTTCAATGTGGCGATCAAGGTGCGCTGGCCGATCGGCAAGACGATCGGTGTATTGCTGGCCGGCACCATCCCGTTGGCGGGCATCATCGTTGAGCACTTCCAGAGCAAGGACATCAAGGCCCGGTTCGGGCTTTAG
- a CDS encoding acyl carrier protein: MASSTAVTAALQNILRDDLNVDMSRVSPQARLIDDVGLDSVAFAVGMVAIEERLGVVLSEEELLACDTVGDLDAAIAAKSRNE; the protein is encoded by the coding sequence ATGGCATCCTCTACCGCGGTGACCGCTGCGCTGCAGAATATTTTGCGTGACGACCTCAACGTCGATATGAGCCGGGTGAGCCCCCAGGCGCGGCTGATCGATGATGTCGGACTCGACTCGGTGGCATTTGCTGTCGGGATGGTCGCGATCGAAGAACGCCTCGGCGTGGTGCTGTCTGAAGAAGAGCTACTAGCCTGCGACACCGTCGGCGATCTGGATGCTGCCATCGCGGCGAAATCCCGCAATGAGTGA
- the mbtM gene encoding long-chain-fatty acid--ACP ligase MbtM, with translation MSELAAAMTRSMLTATADLAVFDRQTADWQRRPWPEVHGLAEGIAAWLLDHDRPTAVGLVGEPTIEFIAAIQGTWLTGAGISILPGPVRGADLRQWASSTLARFGGLGVTAVLSHGSHLESLKSVAPLGITVEDLGAAAATTRSASGLPQAETANHAILQGTAGSTGSPKTAMLSAGAVLSNMRGLSQRFGFDASGDVLCSWLPLFHDMGLTCVLAPALLGMPLWLSSPAAFSASPFNWLKWLSASRATVTAAPNLAYNILGKYASLVSDVDLGALRVAINGGEPVDCKGFGRFAEAMAPFGLAAGALAPCYGLAESTCAVALPAPGAGLRFATVVDGSGPHEYAVLGDAIPGMAIRVVADDRYAKTDREIGEIEIHGTSMMDGYLGHAPIDRENWFPTGDLGFFDGGGLVVCGRAKEIISIAGRNIFPTEIELVAAQVDGVRQGGVVALGTGARSARPGLVVAAEFRGDNETEARTEMIQRIASVCGIVPADVVFMSPGSLPRTSSGKLRRLEVRRSLELVD, from the coding sequence ATGAGTGAACTCGCCGCGGCAATGACGCGGTCGATGCTGACCGCCACCGCCGACTTGGCCGTCTTCGACCGTCAGACCGCCGACTGGCAACGACGCCCGTGGCCGGAGGTACACGGGCTTGCCGAAGGAATCGCGGCGTGGCTGCTCGACCACGATCGGCCCACCGCCGTCGGTCTGGTGGGTGAGCCCACCATCGAGTTCATCGCCGCGATCCAGGGCACGTGGCTCACCGGCGCGGGAATTTCGATCCTGCCCGGACCGGTCCGCGGCGCCGACCTACGCCAGTGGGCCAGCTCGACGCTCGCCCGGTTCGGCGGACTCGGCGTTACCGCCGTGCTGAGCCACGGATCGCACCTGGAAAGCCTTAAATCAGTCGCACCCCTTGGTATTACGGTCGAAGACCTGGGAGCTGCCGCCGCCACCACCCGATCGGCATCGGGTCTGCCTCAAGCCGAAACCGCCAACCACGCCATTCTGCAGGGCACGGCGGGATCGACGGGATCACCGAAGACCGCGATGCTGTCGGCGGGCGCCGTGCTCAGCAACATGCGCGGCCTTTCGCAACGGTTCGGGTTCGACGCGTCCGGCGATGTCCTCTGCTCCTGGCTGCCGCTGTTTCACGACATGGGACTGACGTGTGTGCTGGCGCCAGCGTTGCTGGGCATGCCGCTGTGGCTGTCGTCACCGGCGGCCTTCTCCGCGTCGCCGTTCAATTGGCTGAAGTGGCTCTCGGCCAGCCGCGCGACGGTAACCGCCGCACCCAACCTCGCCTACAACATCCTCGGCAAGTATGCGTCGCTGGTGTCCGACGTCGACCTTGGTGCCCTGCGGGTGGCGATCAACGGTGGAGAACCGGTCGATTGCAAGGGATTTGGACGATTCGCCGAAGCGATGGCACCGTTCGGGCTTGCCGCAGGCGCGTTGGCACCGTGTTACGGTCTCGCCGAATCCACCTGCGCGGTAGCGTTGCCCGCCCCCGGCGCGGGACTGCGGTTTGCCACCGTCGTGGACGGCAGCGGTCCGCACGAATACGCGGTACTCGGCGACGCGATCCCCGGCATGGCGATCCGGGTGGTGGCCGATGATCGCTACGCCAAGACCGATCGCGAGATTGGCGAGATCGAGATCCACGGCACGTCGATGATGGACGGCTACCTCGGGCACGCACCGATCGATCGTGAGAACTGGTTTCCCACTGGGGATTTGGGGTTCTTTGACGGCGGCGGCCTGGTGGTGTGCGGCCGGGCCAAGGAGATCATCTCGATTGCCGGACGCAACATTTTTCCTACTGAGATCGAATTGGTCGCGGCCCAGGTCGATGGTGTCCGGCAAGGCGGGGTGGTGGCCCTGGGCACCGGTGCCCGCTCCGCCCGCCCGGGCCTGGTCGTCGCGGCGGAGTTCCGCGGCGACAACGAGACCGAGGCCCGCACCGAGATGATTCAGCGCATCGCGTCGGTGTGCGGGATCGTGCCGGCCGACGTGGTCTTCATGTCCCCGGGATCGCTGCCGCGCACCTCCTCGGGCAAACTGCGGCGTCTGGAGGTTCGGCGTTCACTCGAGCTGGTGGACTGA
- the mbtN gene encoding mycobactin biosynthesis acyl-ACP dehydrogenase MbtN, which yields MFDADYRALLTEVFDERVTKWTAEAEAQQRFPRKLIEYLGAGGVFAAKWANQTEPDVGKLVELALALGHLASAGIGVGVSLHDSAIAVLRRFGKSDYLKDLCEEAIRGEAVLCVGASEESGGSDLQIVETEVRSRGDGYHVRGIKKFVSLSPIADHILVVARSVDHDASSRHGNVVVVAVPTTDVDVQQPYNKVGAGPLDTAAVHIDSWVPAGALVARAGTGLAAISWGLAHERMSIAGQVASSCQRVIGITLARMMIRRQFGQTLFEHQALRLRMADLQARVDQLRYALHGIAAQGRLDLRAAAGIKVSAARLGEEVVGECMHIFGGSGYLVDETPLGSVWRDMKLARVGGGTDEVLWELVAAGMKADHAGYEDWVARSNA from the coding sequence ATCTTCGACGCGGATTACCGCGCTCTGCTCACCGAGGTCTTCGACGAGCGCGTCACCAAATGGACCGCGGAAGCCGAAGCGCAGCAACGGTTCCCGCGAAAACTGATCGAGTACCTAGGCGCCGGCGGTGTCTTCGCGGCCAAGTGGGCGAACCAGACCGAGCCCGACGTTGGCAAGCTCGTCGAGCTCGCGCTCGCGTTGGGTCACCTGGCGTCCGCCGGGATCGGAGTCGGGGTAAGCCTGCACGATTCGGCCATCGCCGTGCTGCGCCGATTCGGCAAGTCGGATTACCTGAAGGACCTTTGCGAGGAAGCGATTCGCGGTGAGGCGGTGCTGTGCGTCGGCGCCTCTGAAGAATCCGGCGGCTCGGACTTACAAATCGTCGAAACCGAGGTCCGCTCGCGTGGCGACGGTTACCACGTCCGCGGTATCAAGAAGTTCGTATCGCTTTCACCTATCGCCGATCACATCCTGGTGGTGGCCCGCAGCGTCGATCATGACGCCTCCAGCCGGCACGGCAACGTCGTGGTGGTGGCGGTCCCCACCACTGATGTCGACGTGCAGCAGCCCTACAACAAGGTGGGTGCGGGACCGCTGGACACCGCCGCGGTCCATATCGACTCCTGGGTGCCGGCCGGTGCGTTGGTCGCGCGGGCGGGTACCGGCTTGGCCGCCATCAGTTGGGGACTGGCCCACGAGCGGATGTCCATCGCCGGCCAGGTGGCGTCGTCGTGTCAGCGGGTGATCGGTATCACCCTGGCCCGCATGATGATTCGGCGTCAATTCGGTCAGACGCTGTTTGAGCACCAGGCGTTACGACTGCGGATGGCCGACCTGCAAGCCCGCGTCGACCAGTTGCGCTATGCCCTGCACGGCATCGCCGCCCAAGGCCGATTGGATCTGCGTGCGGCCGCGGGGATCAAGGTCTCGGCGGCTCGGCTGGGCGAAGAAGTGGTCGGCGAGTGCATGCATATCTTCGGCGGCTCGGGCTATCTCGTGGACGAGACACCGCTCGGTAGCGTGTGGCGGGACATGAAGCTGGCCCGGGTGGGCGGCGGCACTGACGAGGTGCTGTGGGAGTTGGTGGCGGCCGGGATGAAGGCCGACCACGCCGGCTACGAGGACTGGGTGGCGCGCTCCAACGCGTAG
- a CDS encoding GNAT family N-acetyltransferase codes for MNGAASSRADGTSTHVLKRERNDLPDNIRLVGRLPVPVLDPPYAMRAAVSDDAEMVSEWMNRPHLAEAWEYAWPVARWRQHIDAQLEGTYSLPLIATVRGTQCAYLEIYWAAKDMISRHYHAEPYDIGLHAAIADLTLVNRGLGPRLLPLIVASVFAQEPRCRRIMFDPDHRNTTVRRLCDYVGCRCLGEHEAPNRRMVLYALERATQSS; via the coding sequence ATGAACGGAGCAGCGAGCAGTCGCGCCGACGGCACATCGACTCACGTCCTGAAGCGCGAACGAAACGATCTACCCGACAATATTCGCCTCGTCGGCCGCCTTCCGGTCCCCGTGCTGGACCCGCCCTACGCCATGCGAGCGGCGGTGAGCGACGACGCAGAAATGGTGTCGGAGTGGATGAATCGCCCCCACCTGGCCGAGGCGTGGGAGTACGCCTGGCCCGTCGCACGCTGGCGTCAACACATCGATGCGCAGCTCGAAGGGACCTATTCGTTGCCGTTGATCGCCACCGTGCGCGGCACGCAGTGCGCCTACCTAGAGATCTACTGGGCAGCAAAGGACATGATCTCGCGGCACTATCATGCCGAACCGTACGACATTGGGCTGCACGCGGCGATAGCGGACCTGACGCTGGTCAACCGCGGGCTGGGCCCGCGGCTCTTGCCGCTGATCGTGGCGAGCGTGTTCGCCCAGGAGCCGCGCTGCAGGCGGATCATGTTCGACCCTGATCACCGCAACACCACTGTCCGCCGGTTATGCGACTACGTCGGGTGCCGCTGCCTGGGTGAGCACGAGGCGCCGAACCGCCGCATGGTGCTCTACGCGTTGGAGCGCGCCACCCAGTCCTCGTAG